Proteins encoded by one window of Pecten maximus chromosome 15, xPecMax1.1, whole genome shotgun sequence:
- the LOC117343810 gene encoding uncharacterized protein LOC117343810 produces MLTAIDYRISQLEIKLDTEMKKKNSEILQLRQDMGTLKQTTDMYKSEFKERNVEKVEYNVNKKSKAELARPERYEVITILKEVNITEEENGNNNKYKGQKSMDDDDRVNNRNKYTRQIRSRHKRVVSTPPIAFHTKMSSSKTMLTGNTLIYDEETLDQGNGYNPRDGIYTVPVSGTYVFAWKVLSKTHTIIITSLVVNGEVMGSSDSDSEDITDYHQSTAMVVVPLIQGDHVFIRITRINSNGGLVSDNGHGKATFLGWKL; encoded by the exons ATGCTTACTGCTATAGATTATAGAATTAGTCAGCTTGAGATAAAGCTAGACACTgaaatgaagaagaaaaactcAGAAATACTCCAGCTTAGGCAGGACATGGGGACACTTAAACAAACAACTGACATGTACAAATCTGAATTTAAAGAGAGAAATGTTGAGAAAGTggaatacaatgtaaataagaaAAGCAAGGCAGAATTAGCCAGACCAGAAAGATATGAGGTGATAACAATTCTCAAAGAAGTTAACATAACGGAAGAAGAAAAtggaaacaacaacaaatacaaaGGCCAGAAAAGTATGGATGACGATGATAGAGTTAACAATCGCAATAAATACACACGTCAGATACGAAGCCGACACAAAC GCGTAGTGTCCACACCACCTATTGCGTTCCACACGAAGATGTCATCATCTAAGACCATGTTGACTGGTAACACGTTGATATATGACGAAGAAACACTGGACCAGGGAAATGGCTACAACCCACGTGACGGGATATATACGGTACCGGTATCCGGGACTTATGTTTTCGCCTGGAAAGTTCTCTCCAAAACACATACTATTATCATTACATCGCTTGTTGTAAATGGGGAAGTAATGGGAAGTTCCGATTCCGATTCAGAAGACATCACTGATTATCACCAGTCGACCGCGATGGTTGTAGTTCCATTAATCCAGGGTGATCATGTGTTCATACGGATTACACGTATTAACAGTAATGGAGGCCTTGTCAGCGATAACGGTCATGGCAAAGCAACATTTTTAGGGTGGAAACTTTGA
- the LOC117343811 gene encoding glutathione S-transferase omega-1-like, with protein MSTTLKSFTKGTEFPASKPGKLRLYSMRFCPYAQRTRLVLAHKKIEFETVNVDLKAKPDWFLERNPLGLVPVLEQDDKIIYESAVTSDYLDEVYPDNKLTPSDPYRKARDKMLMEMFGKVITNYYGTLRSKGEDKDIVENLLKNLTPFEKALGERGIYFGGDQPSMLDFFVWPWFERMAVLSKILPNTDPLPAEKFPNLTAWVEVMKSQRAVKETMFDIPTHLAFYQSYASGKPNYDVGLTM; from the exons GTACGGAGTTTCCAGCTTCAAAGCCCGGAAAACTACGACTGTACAGCATGCGATTTTGTCCATATGCTCAAAGAACCAGACTGGTATTGGCACACAAGAAAATAGA ATTTGAGACAGTTAACGTTGACCTGAAGGCAAAACCTGATTGGTTCCTGGAGAGAAATCCACTGGGATTGGTGCCCGTGCTGGAGCAGGATGACAAGATTATATACGAGTCTGCAGTCACGAGTGACTACCTCGACGAAGTCTACCCAGACAATAAACTGACCCCATCTGACCCCTACAGGAAAGCACGCGACAAAATGCTAATGGAGATGTTTGGCAAG GTGATTACCAATTATTACGGTACACTAAGGAGCAAAGGCGAGGACAAAGACATTGTAGAGAATCTATTGAAAAATCTTACACCATTTGAAAAGGCGTTAGGAGAAAGAGGCATCTACTTTGGAG GTGATCAACCTTCGATGTTGGATTTCTTTGTGTGGCCATGGTTCGAACGAATGGCCGTCCTATCGAAGATACTACCTAATACAGATCCCTTGCCAGCTGAGAAGTTCCCTAACCTCACAGCTTGGGTTGAAGTGATGAAGTCCCAACGCGCTGTCAAGGAAACTATGTTCGATATCCCCACACACCTCGCTTTCTATCAGAGCTATGCATCAGGAAAACCTAACTACGATGTAGGGCTGACCATGTGA